In the genome of Xanthomonas translucens pv. cerealis, one region contains:
- a CDS encoding TonB-dependent siderophore receptor, with amino-acid sequence MVCVLGLSSFAPAAGAADAPAAAAPPRDAAPTLETVQVTANQLGTVTEGSGAYTPGTIATATRLVLSPRQTPQSISVITRQEMDDFALNGIDDVMRVTPGVSIVTYDSERTEYYARGFAVQNFQYDGIPMQRDSAYSAGNTLSDMAIYDRVEVLKGATGLLTGMGDPGATINLVRKKPTRELAGSATLGAGSWDSYRAEVDVGGPLTDSGRVRARAVAAYQDRHANTDHYQRRNNVFYAVLEADLSDDTLLTVGADDQDSDPQGSSWGGIPLLDRNGDFNSMPRAFNNGARWSRWRQYSRTGFATLEHRFGDDWLAKLQLNHQVNGYDAALGAAAGGTPDPATGEGVSLWLGQYIGKTTSNAADLYLSGRFQWFGREHELVVGASAARKHWINDGYTPQPGYAGAVADYRQWNGDIPEPDWQWLYGDDQVTRESGAYVVGRFNLADPLKLILGSRIANYRSTDIDESGGVVPYAGVVYDLDRHFSVYASYTSIFKPQSNQDAQGKVLDPQQGRSYEAGVKGEFYDGRLNASAAVFQLDQDNYPDPTGELTPSGGTAYRSLMGVRTKGYELELSGQLLPGWQMQTGYAHKIARQHGDKVSTLEPEDQFSVHSSYRLAGSLSGWTFGGGARWQSKTFGMVRHPLLGEVEHRTEPYWLLDAMARYQFDERLSATLNVNNLLDKRYYTIFNVYSTYTWGEPRNVRLAVTYRF; translated from the coding sequence ATGGTCTGCGTGTTGGGACTGTCCTCGTTCGCGCCTGCCGCTGGCGCGGCCGATGCGCCTGCCGCTGCCGCCCCGCCGCGCGATGCCGCGCCGACGCTGGAGACGGTGCAGGTCACCGCCAACCAGTTGGGGACCGTCACCGAAGGCAGCGGCGCGTACACGCCGGGCACGATCGCCACCGCGACCCGGCTGGTGCTGAGCCCGCGGCAGACCCCGCAGTCGATCAGCGTGATCACCCGCCAGGAGATGGACGACTTCGCCCTCAACGGCATCGACGACGTCATGCGGGTCACCCCCGGAGTGAGCATCGTCACTTACGACAGCGAGCGCACCGAGTACTACGCGCGCGGTTTCGCGGTGCAGAATTTCCAGTACGACGGGATCCCGATGCAGCGCGATTCGGCGTACTCGGCCGGCAATACGCTCAGCGACATGGCCATTTACGATCGCGTCGAGGTGCTCAAGGGCGCGACCGGCCTGCTGACCGGCATGGGCGATCCGGGCGCGACCATCAATCTGGTGCGCAAGAAGCCGACCCGCGAGCTGGCCGGCAGTGCGACCTTGGGCGCGGGATCGTGGGACAGCTATCGGGCCGAAGTGGATGTCGGCGGTCCGTTGACCGACAGCGGCCGGGTCCGCGCACGTGCGGTGGCCGCCTACCAGGACAGGCACGCCAACACCGACCACTACCAGCGTCGCAACAACGTGTTTTACGCCGTGCTGGAAGCCGATCTCAGCGACGATACCTTGCTCACCGTCGGCGCTGACGACCAGGACAGCGATCCGCAGGGCTCCAGCTGGGGCGGCATCCCGCTGCTGGACCGCAATGGCGATTTCAATAGCATGCCGCGCGCGTTCAACAACGGCGCGCGCTGGAGCCGCTGGCGCCAGTACAGCCGCACCGGTTTCGCCACGCTGGAACACCGCTTCGGCGACGATTGGCTCGCCAAGCTGCAGCTCAACCACCAGGTCAACGGCTACGACGCTGCGCTGGGCGCGGCGGCGGGCGGCACCCCCGACCCGGCGACCGGCGAAGGCGTGAGCCTGTGGCTGGGCCAGTACATCGGCAAGACCACCAGCAATGCCGCCGACCTGTATCTCAGCGGGCGCTTCCAGTGGTTCGGCCGCGAGCACGAGCTAGTGGTCGGCGCCAGCGCGGCGCGCAAGCACTGGATCAACGATGGCTACACGCCGCAGCCCGGTTATGCGGGCGCGGTGGCGGACTATCGACAGTGGAACGGGGACATCCCCGAGCCGGATTGGCAATGGCTCTACGGCGACGACCAGGTCACCCGCGAAAGCGGCGCCTACGTGGTCGGCCGTTTCAACCTGGCCGATCCGCTGAAGCTGATCCTCGGCAGCCGCATCGCCAACTACCGCAGCACCGATATCGACGAGAGTGGGGGGGTGGTGCCGTATGCCGGCGTGGTCTACGACCTGGACCGCCACTTCTCGGTGTACGCCAGCTACACCAGCATCTTCAAGCCGCAGAGCAACCAGGACGCGCAGGGCAAGGTGCTGGATCCGCAGCAGGGGCGCAGCTACGAGGCCGGTGTGAAAGGCGAGTTCTACGACGGCCGGCTCAATGCCAGTGCGGCGGTGTTCCAGCTCGATCAGGACAACTATCCCGACCCCACCGGTGAGCTGACCCCGTCCGGCGGCACCGCGTATCGCAGCTTGATGGGAGTGCGTACCAAGGGCTACGAACTGGAACTGTCCGGCCAGTTGCTGCCAGGGTGGCAGATGCAGACCGGCTACGCGCACAAGATCGCGCGCCAGCACGGCGACAAGGTCAGCACACTGGAGCCGGAAGACCAGTTCAGCGTGCACAGCAGCTATCGCCTCGCCGGGTCGCTGAGCGGCTGGACGTTCGGCGGCGGCGCACGCTGGCAGAGCAAGACCTTCGGCATGGTCCGGCATCCGTTGCTGGGCGAGGTCGAACACCGCACCGAGCCGTACTGGCTGCTGGATGCGATGGCGCGCTACCAGTTCGACGAACGGCTGTCGGCCACGCTCAACGTCAACAACCTGCTCGACAAGCGCTACTACACCATCTTCAACGTCTACAGCACCTACACCTGGGGCGAGCCGCGCAACGTGCGGCTGGCGGTGACGTACAGGTTCTGA
- a CDS encoding APC family permease → MSTAPEPSLVRAVSRWQIVGLSINDVIGSGIYLLPAAAAALLGPMSLWAILLAGLAVGLLVLCYAQAASYFDEPGGSYLYAREAFGRFAGFEIGWMIWLTRISSAAALGNGLADAVVRFWPAATGGGARLAIVVGSLGLLTAINVIGVKSAARTGVALVIGKLVPLLLFVSIGVFYVDWSLAFSGKAPDLRDFGNMGEAALLLLFAYAGFENIPAAAGEYRNPRRDVPFALITMIVTVTLIYAAVQVVAQGTLANVAQSATPLADAASGFGGEALALILTVGATISILGTTSNTVMLGPRFLFALAQDGYGPAFLARVHPRFRTPAAAILLQGVLSLALALSGSFVQLALLSMVTRLFTYIGTAAAVLVLARRYRDRQGALHLPGGPLIPLAALLLALALLLSASWQNLAAAGVALLVGALFYRFPRKAP, encoded by the coding sequence ATGAGCACCGCACCCGAACCGAGCCTGGTCCGCGCGGTCAGCCGCTGGCAGATCGTCGGCCTGTCGATCAACGACGTGATCGGCAGCGGCATTTATCTGCTGCCCGCCGCCGCCGCCGCGCTGCTCGGGCCGATGAGCCTGTGGGCGATACTGCTGGCCGGGCTGGCGGTGGGATTGCTGGTGCTGTGCTACGCGCAGGCCGCCAGCTATTTCGACGAACCCGGCGGCAGCTACCTGTATGCGCGCGAGGCGTTCGGCCGCTTCGCCGGCTTCGAGATCGGCTGGATGATCTGGCTGACCCGGATCAGTTCCGCGGCCGCGCTCGGCAACGGCCTGGCCGATGCGGTGGTGCGCTTCTGGCCGGCCGCGACCGGCGGCGGCGCGCGCCTGGCGATCGTGGTTGGCTCGCTCGGCCTGCTCACCGCGATCAACGTGATCGGGGTGAAATCGGCCGCGCGCACCGGCGTGGCGCTGGTGATCGGCAAGCTGGTGCCGCTGCTGCTGTTCGTGAGCATCGGCGTGTTCTACGTGGACTGGTCGTTGGCGTTCTCCGGCAAAGCGCCGGACCTGCGCGACTTCGGCAACATGGGCGAAGCGGCGCTGTTGCTACTGTTCGCCTACGCCGGCTTCGAGAACATCCCCGCCGCCGCCGGCGAATACCGCAATCCCCGCCGCGACGTGCCGTTCGCGCTGATCACCATGATCGTCACCGTCACCCTGATCTATGCCGCGGTGCAGGTCGTCGCGCAGGGTACGCTGGCGAACGTGGCGCAGTCGGCGACACCATTGGCCGATGCCGCCAGCGGCTTCGGCGGCGAGGCGTTGGCGCTGATCCTCACTGTCGGCGCCACCATCTCCATCCTCGGCACCACCAGCAACACGGTGATGCTGGGGCCACGCTTCCTGTTCGCACTGGCCCAGGACGGTTACGGTCCGGCGTTCCTGGCACGGGTGCATCCGCGCTTCCGTACGCCGGCCGCGGCGATCCTGCTGCAAGGTGTGCTGTCGCTGGCGCTGGCACTGTCCGGCTCGTTCGTGCAACTGGCGCTGCTGTCGATGGTCACCCGCCTGTTCACCTACATCGGCACGGCCGCGGCGGTGCTGGTGCTGGCCCGGCGCTACCGCGACCGGCAGGGTGCGCTGCATCTGCCGGGCGGCCCGCTGATCCCGCTCGCCGCGTTGCTGCTGGCGTTGGCGCTGCTGCTCAGCGCCAGCTGGCAGAACCTGGCCGCGGCCGGCGTGGCGCTGCTGGTCGGCGCGCTGTTCTACCGCTTCCCGCGCAAGGCGCCGTAG